The genomic stretch CACCGTCTCTCAGGGGGTCTGCACTGATGTAGATATCCacaatcctctcctccatctcacctctGTCAAACCTCTTGGTTATATCTGGCTCAGAATAGATGGGCTCAGATATCTCCAGAAATGTACTGTTTTTCTGTCTAACAGATGTATGTTTAGTCTCCCCAGGTTCTTTAGGTATCGTTACCTCTGCCCTGTGTCTGTTTCTGTTCCATACTGTAAGTGACACTGTTTTAACTGACGAGAAACTGTCAAATCACCACATCATTGGCCACCACGTGACTTCCCCCACTTTAGCTtctaacatatatatttttttatttctgtcacaccctggctatgggactctagttgttgagccagggtgtgtttgttctatgtggtgtgtttctatgttgggggttctagttcatCTATtgctatgttttgcctgagtgactcccaatcagaggcaacgagtgtcagcggttggctggttgtctctgattgggagccatatttaaactgtatgttttccctttgggtttgtgggtttttgttccgtgttggtctttGTTACCAagggacgttacgagtcgttgttgttttgtttcgtgctttattaaataaagtaacatgttcgttcatcacgctgtgcattggtctacttctctccctgacgatcgtgacaatttccCACAGTGCACATCAGTTTTTAAAATAAGATTCAACAAGCGTTAATTGAGGTGAAAATATATTATAATGGATAAAGATTTGTCCCTATGAATTCATCACATacatcaccaatggcctcataaCGTATAGGGGTTCTGTTTTCTGTctatgctgtctgtgtgtgacatCAATGTGAAGAGTTATTCAGAATGAAACTGACGGTCAACTTGGTTTAGAAGGGAATTTCACCAAAAGCAGACGTTTTGACAAGATCTTCATAGTTTCGGTTTGACAGATTTAAggtaatataaataataataataataataaatgaaaaAGTTTCCACAGTGTATTATGACAGAGATTCCACAGTGTATTATGACAGAGTTTCCACAGTGTATTATGACAGAGATTCCACAGTGTATTATGACAGAGTTTCCTCAGTGTATTATGACAGTTTCCACAGTGTATTATGACAGAGATTCCACAGTGTATTATGACAGAGTTTCCACAGTGTATTATGACAGAGTTTCCACAGTGTATTATGACAGAGATTCCACAGTGTATTATGACAGAGTTTCCTCAGTGTATTATGACAGTTTCCACAGTGTATTATGACAGAGATTCCACAGTGTATTATGACAGTTTCCACAGTGTATTATGACAGAGTTTCCACAGTGTATTATGACAGAGTTTCCACAGTGTATTATGACAGAGTTTCCACAGTGTATTATGACAGAGATTCCACAGTGTATTATGACAGAGTTTCCACAGTGTATTATGACAGTTTCCACAGTGTATTATGACAGAGTTTCCACAGTGTATTATGACAGAGTTTCCACAGTGTATTATGACAGAGAGTTCATATTTCCACATGTTCATTACATATTCTACTTGTCTCTTAGTACAGCATAACATATACATACCAGTTACGTCTGATGACATGATTCTCTTTGCATTGATTCCACATTAACTCTACAGTACCTTTATGAACTATTATACAACTCTATAGCTCTACTCTATTCCACATGAGGAGAGAAAGCATCACACAGATCCTTAGATACAGGGACAGAGTCAAAGGTGGTCCTCCGgaggatgtagtactaactacaggtacagctgtagtgttggtgacagagacctgtgCTGTAGAGCTCACAACCACCCCAACAGAGTCCTTCACTGAGCCCAGACACACACCCACGTTGCCTGCCTTGTCCACAACCACCAGTTCTACCTTCTTTGAACAGCAGGAGGCGCTGTAGGCCACCCAGGTCACGTTCTCGCCTCCGGTGCCCACCGCAGTAGAAGTGTTCAGGGTCCCGTTGCCCTGGCGCAGGGTTACTCGGTCAATGCCCGTCCCGTTGACACTGTCGGTCATGGTGGCAGAGAGCTGCCAGTAGGAGGCACTGCAGTCAGCCGGGCAGTTGGACGAGATGCTGACCACCCCGCACTGGGGAGGGGTGAAATCTGTCAcctggaggagggggggagacagagacacagagacagatagagagcttAGTCAGACAACTGAAGTAGTGGTAGAACCATCTCTGACCAGTAGAGCTGGTAGCGTTCAAACCAGGGGCCATAAGGGAGAGAGGAAATGAGGAAAGGAGGCCAGGCCCATGTTAGAGTTTTGGAATACGACCCTTACCTTGCTGACAACAGAGAGACGCAGGATGGAGTAGTTCAAGTCTGCGGCTCCAGCGGACTCTGCCTCGATGGTCAGGGTGACATCCGTTCCCGACGGGGTGCTGGCGGGCGCCGTGAGGGTCACTGTACCATTGGCCAAGCCGCCCCTGGTCACAATGGAGACGCTGGCagggaaggaggaagggaagCCACGGTCGTTGGTTGCTCGGACGGTAAAGGTTCCTCCGGTTCCGTTGACCATCGTCACGGTGAAGAGGACGGAAATGGTAGAACCGGGTTCTAGAGTACTGTCAGCCTGGGCCTGGGGAGATAAGAACTTCACTTTTTAACAATAAGACAGGGTCTgtccaaaatggcatcctattccttatatatagtgcactacttttcaccagaaccCTAGTGGCCCTGGTCCAACGGAAAAGGGTGCAATTTCAGAGTTCTACAAGAGGAAACCAACTGACCATAACAGAGATGCTGGAAGTCTTTATCTGAGTGGGAGGCCTGTCTCTGGAAGAGGCTAGGTGATGATTTGGTGGTGGCGCTGCTGGTCTCTCCCCTCAGACGCACCACAAACTCCCCCTGCGGGACTCTGGCCATGGTAACCAGGAAGTCCCCGCTGCCGGTGCCGCCTAGCGACTGCAGGGTTCCATTGACTTCTGATCCTGACCCCGAGGCCTCGACCAGGGCCACCTCCGTCACAGTGACAGAGTCACCCCCCGTTACAGACACCAGCAGGGTTATGTTACCGcctgggagggggtggggggagagggatagagtggtggggggggtaaaaaaggtagagagaggtggagagacaggggatgaaaagagagagagagagggtgtagagacagggtggtgaagagagacagagggagaggagagagagacagggtgtagagacagggtggtgaagagagacagagggagaggagagagagtgtgtagagacagggtggtgaagagagacagagggagaggagagagagagagtgtgtagagacagggtggtgaagagagacagagggagaggagagagagggtgtagagacagggtggtgaagagagacagagggagaggagagagagagagtgtgtagagacagggtggtgaagagagacagagggagaggagagagagtgtgtagagACAAGGtggtgaagagagacagagggagaggagagagagaatgtagagacagggtggtgaagagagacagagggagaggagagagagtgtgtgtagagacagggtggtgaagagagacagagggagaggagagagagggtgtagagacagggtggtgaagagagacagagggagaggagagagagagagaggtgtagagacagggtggtgaagagagacagagggagaggagagagagaatgtagagacagggtggtgaagagagagagtgtgtagagacagggtggtgaagagagacagagggagaggagagagtgtgtagagacagggtggtgaagagagacagagggagaggagagagagtgtgtagagacagggtggtgaagagagacagagggagaggagagagagagagtgtgtagagacagggtggtgaagagagacagagggagaggagagagagagtgtgtagagacaggatggtgaagagagacagagggagaggagagagagagtgtagagacagggtggtgaagagagatagagggagaggagagaagttaaAAAAGGAAGAGAGAAATAATGAAAGAGGGAAAAGAGCGAGGGATAAAATGAGGCAGAAACAGAGGgaatgaagagaggaggaggaagttactATTTTGTAACATTATTTTAAACTACTCTGCTGTGATGCTATGGAAGATGAAGATGACAAAGTCGGTACTGTAGGCGGTTACTTCTGTTCTTTATTGTTACCTGTGAGAGGACGGCCCTCTTTGAGACCAAAGTCTCCATGAGCCCCCCCGAAAGCCTCCACGAAATGGTAGCCAAAATGaacagagctctgacctgaaacacacacacacacacacacaaactttagCTAATCCCTTAAACAATTCTTACATAGAGAATAAAGATAGATATCTCAATGCTGTGATGAGAAGGGAAAGTTTGCACAATCGACTGCCTctgaaatggaaccctattccatatatataatgtactactgttgaccagggatCAGAGCTCTCCACTTTACACTGTACTGACCTATGACCTTCAGTGAGTAGAACTCTATGGAGTTCATACTGATTTCCCATAATCCGTGGTTGtgtgaggtcagagagatgcgGCGTAGGTTCCCCACGGTCTGGATGGTCCCCAGGGGACCGTTGGCCTCACTGTCACTCTGGGACAcacctggagggaggagagggacatcTGATTATCCCAAACTTACCTGGACAGGTGACGTGTACAGTAAATCCAGTTACACCTggctgtcaaacacacacacacctgaagggctggtgagagtgaaggagagggaTCCTCCTGTGATGTAAGCATTCAGGTTTCTCATAGACTCGTCTACTGTGAATGAGAAATTATCTGCCTTTCCTGGGCTCCTTACCTCCTGTAGAACAGTCacctggaggaggaggggttaaTAGACAATAcattagatacagtgcattcggaaagtattcagaccccttgactttttccacattttgttatgttacagcctaattctaaaattgattcaataaatgtttttcctcatcaatctacacacaatacccccataatgacaaagtgaaaacaggtttttcgaaatctttgcaaatgtattacaaagaaaaaacagaaataccttatttacataagtattcagaccctttgctatgagactcgaaattgagctcaggtgcatccgctttccattgatcatccttgagatgtttctacaacttgattggagtccacctgtgttaaattcaaatgattggacatgatttggaaaggcacacacctgtctacataggacccacagctgacagtgcatgtcagagcaaagaccatgaggtcgaaggaattgtccgtagagctccaagacaggattgtgttgaggcacagatctggggaagggtaccaaaaaattctgcagcattgacggtccccatgaacacagtggcttccatcattcctaaatggaagaagtttggaaccaccaagactcttccttgagctggccgcccggccaaactgagcaatctgggaagaagggccttgtccagggatgtgaccaagaacccgatggtcactctgacagagctctagtgttcctctgtggagatgggagaacattccagaaggacaaccatctctacagcactccaccaatcaggccagattgaagccactcctcagtaaaaggcacatgacagcccacttggagtttgccaaaaggcacctaaaggactctcagaccaagagaaacaagattctctggtctgatgaaaccaagactgatctctttggcctgaatgccaaacgtcacgtctggaggaaacctggcaccatccctacggtgaagcatggtggtggcagcatcatgctgtgggaatgtttttcagcggcaggaactgggagactagtcaggattgagggaaagacgaacggagaaaagtacatagagatccttgatgaaatcctacTCCAGAGGGTtcgggacctcagactagggctaactggacagcgaccctaagcacacagccaagccaatgcaggagtggcttcgtgacaagtctctgaatgtccttgggtggcccagccagagcccagacttgaacctgatcgaacatctctggagagacctgaaaatagctgtgcagcgacgctccccatccaacctgactgagcttgagaggatctgcagagaagaatgggagaaactccccaaatacagatagagtgccaagcttgtagcgtcatacccaagaagactcaagtctgtaatcactgctaaaggtgcttcaacatggtactgagtaaagggtctgaatacttatgtaaatgtgacatttcattTTTTCTaaaattgcaaacatttctaaaaacctgtttttgctttgtcattatggggtgttgtgtgtagattgatgaggaagaaaaactatttaatcattttttaaataaggctgtaacgtaacaaaatgtggaaaaagtcccctgtagctcagttggtagagcatggcgcttgcaacgcctctcctctcctctcctctcctctcctctccctacctctcctctatacctctcctttcctctcctctctctgcctctcctcacctctctctacctctcctctcctctcctctctctgccataCCTGTGCTGCAGCGGAGGCGTCCTCGATGACGCTGGTGGCCCGGTGTAGGTCGACCTTGGTGACCTCAATGGCCTGACCTGGAGGAAGGGAACACAGTATGTTCTAATAATTCTATAAGAAGCTGTATAGCACTTTAGGACAACTGCTTTGTGAATaagaatgattgattgattggttgacctCCAGAGGCCTGGGCAAGGTCATGGTACAGCTGAGCGTCTGATTGGGCCATCCGGTTGGAGGCTCCACCCTGACTGGGCCATACAACTGAAGCCCCGCCCACGGAATGCCTACGGCGACGACTTGAGCGGAGGTTGTCAGTCAACATGAAGGTCACCTGACGAGAGGAGAGAAGATggcagaggagaggtagagaggagaggaaaggagaggtagagagaggagaggtatagagaggagaggtagagaggagaggtagagagaggagaggagaggagaggtagagtgatatgaggagaggcagagagaggagaggaaaggagaggtatggaggagaggtagggagaggagaggaaaggagaagtagagaggagaggagaggacaggagaggagaggagaggagaggagaggagaggagaggagaggagaggagaggagaggagaggagaggagaggagagggaggcagttagaggagaggatagttagagaggagaggtagagagaggagaggaaaggagaggtagagaggagaagtagagagaggagaggcagagagaggagaggagaggtagagagaggagaggaaaggagaggagagagagagagagagagagagagagagagagagagagagagagagagagagagagagagagagaggacgtagagagaggagaggagagagaggagaggagaggagaggagaggagatgcagagagaagagaggagaggtagagaggagatgcagagaggagaggagaggagaggagaggagaggagaggagaggagaggagaggagaggagaggagagg from Coregonus clupeaformis isolate EN_2021a unplaced genomic scaffold, ASM2061545v1 scaf2537, whole genome shotgun sequence encodes the following:
- the LOC123488874 gene encoding uncharacterized protein LOC123488874 — encoded protein: MSDDITEAKRVSFSIIDSKRGTQQEPSSYILVPFNDPGFGPLISTTNADIFKQSINALTASGGGDVPELCLSGLQLALTTAPPSSEIFVFTDAPAKDTALKSTVTALIESTKSVVTFMLTDNLRSSRRRRHSVGGASVVWPSQGGASNRMAQSDAQLYHDLAQASGGQAIEVTKVDLHRATSVIEDASAAAQVTVLQEVRSPGKADNFSFTVDESMRNLNAYITGGSLSFTLTSPSGVSQSDSEANGPLGTIQTVGNLRRISLTSHNHGLWEISMNSIEFYSLKVIGQSSVHFGYHFVEAFGGAHGDFGLKEGRPLTGGNITLLVSVTGGDSVTVTEVALVEASGSGSEVNGTLQSLGGTGSGDFLVTMARVPQGEFVIKTSSISVMAQADSTLEPGSTISVLFTVTMVNGTGGTFTVRATNDRGFPSSFPASVSIVTRGGLANGTVTLTAPASTPSGTDVTLTIEAESAGAADLNYSILRLSVVSKVTDFTPPQCGVVSISSNCPADCSASYWQLSATMTDSVNGTGIDRVTLRQGNGTLNTSTAVGTGGENVTWVAYSASCCSKKVELVVVDKAGNVGVCLGSVKDSVGVVVSSTAQVSVTNTTAVPVVSTTSSGGPPLTLSLYLRICVMLSLLMWNRVEL